A genomic segment from Streptomyces sp. NBC_00459 encodes:
- a CDS encoding DNA-directed RNA polymerase subunit alpha — translation MLIAQRPSLTEEVVDEFRSRFVIEPLEPGFGYTLGNSLRRTLLSSIPGAAVTSIRVDGVLHEFTTVPGVKEDVTDLILNIKQLVVSSEHDEPVVMYLRKQGPGLVTAADIAPPAGVEVHNPDLVLATLNGKGKLEVELTVERGRGYVSAVQNKQVGQEIGRIPVDSIYSPVLKVTYKVEATRVEQRTDFDKLIVDVETKQAMRPRDAMASAGKTLVELFGLARELNVDAEGIDMGPSPTDAALAADLALPIEELELTVRSYNCLKREGIHSVGELVARSEADLLDIRNFGAKSIDEVKAKLAGMGLALKDSPPGFDPTAAADAFGADDDVDAGFVETEQY, via the coding sequence ATGCTGATCGCTCAGCGTCCCTCGTTGACCGAAGAGGTCGTCGACGAGTTCCGCTCCCGGTTCGTCATCGAGCCGCTGGAGCCGGGGTTCGGCTACACCCTCGGTAACTCCCTCCGCCGGACCCTTCTGTCCTCGATTCCGGGTGCGGCTGTCACCAGCATCCGTGTCGACGGCGTTCTGCACGAGTTCACCACCGTGCCGGGTGTCAAGGAAGACGTCACGGACCTCATCCTCAACATCAAGCAGCTGGTCGTCAGTAGCGAGCACGACGAGCCGGTCGTGATGTACCTGCGCAAGCAGGGTCCCGGCCTGGTCACCGCCGCTGACATCGCGCCGCCGGCCGGTGTCGAGGTGCACAACCCCGACCTCGTCCTCGCCACGCTCAACGGCAAGGGCAAGCTGGAGGTCGAGCTCACCGTCGAGCGCGGTCGCGGCTACGTCTCCGCTGTTCAGAACAAGCAGGTGGGGCAGGAGATCGGTCGTATTCCGGTCGACTCGATCTACTCGCCGGTTCTGAAGGTCACGTACAAGGTCGAGGCCACGCGTGTCGAGCAGCGCACCGACTTCGACAAGCTGATCGTCGACGTCGAGACCAAGCAGGCCATGCGTCCCCGTGACGCCATGGCTTCTGCCGGTAAGACGCTCGTCGAGCTGTTCGGGCTCGCCCGTGAGCTCAACGTCGACGCCGAGGGCATCGACATGGGCCCGTCCCCGACGGATGCCGCGCTTGCCGCTGATCTCGCGCTGCCGATCGAGGAGCTGGAGCTCACCGTTCGGTCGTACAACTGCCTCAAGCGTGAGGGCATCCACTCCGTGGGTGAGCTCGTGGCTCGGTCCGAGGCGGACCTGCTCGACATCCGCAACTTCGGCGCGAAGTCGATCGACGAGGTCAAGGCTAAGCTTGCCGGGATGGGCCTCGCGCTCAAGGACTCGCCTCCCGGGTTCGACCCGACCGCCGCGGCTGACGCCTTTGGCGCCGACGATGATGTGGATGCTGGGTTTGTTGAGACTGAGCAGTACTAG
- the rpsK gene encoding 30S ribosomal protein S11 encodes MPPKGRQGAAKKVRRKEKKNVAHGHAHIKSTFNNTIVSITDPAGNVISWASAGHVGFKGSRKSTPFAAQMAAESAARRAQEHGMRKVDVFVKGPGSGRETAIRSLQATGLEVGSIQDVTPTPHNGCRPPKRRRV; translated from the coding sequence ATGCCCCCCAAGGGTCGTCAGGGCGCTGCCAAGAAGGTGCGCCGCAAGGAAAAGAAGAACGTCGCTCACGGGCACGCTCACATCAAGAGCACGTTCAACAACACGATCGTCTCGATCACCGACCCCGCGGGCAACGTGATCTCCTGGGCCTCCGCCGGCCACGTCGGCTTCAAGGGCTCGCGCAAGTCCACCCCCTTCGCCGCGCAGATGGCCGCCGAGTCGGCCGCCCGTCGCGCGCAGGAGCACGGCATGCGCAAGGTTGACGTCTTCGTCAAGGGCCCGGGCTCGGGTCGCGAGACGGCCATCCGTTCGCTCCAGGCGACGGGTCTCGAGGTCGGCTCCATCCAGGACGTCACCCCCACCCCGCACAACGGCTGCCGTCCGCCCAAGCGCCGTCGCGTCTGA
- the rpmJ gene encoding 50S ribosomal protein L36 yields the protein MKVKPSVKKICDKCRVIRRHGRVMVICENPRHKQRQG from the coding sequence ATGAAGGTCAAGCCGAGCGTCAAGAAGATCTGCGACAAGTGCAGGGTGATCCGCCGTCATGGTCGGGTCATGGTCATCTGCGAGAACCCGCGCCACAAGCAGCGCCAGGGCTGA
- the rplQ gene encoding 50S ribosomal protein L17, with amino-acid sequence MPKPAKGARLGGSAAHEKLLLANLAKSLFEHGKITTTEAKARRLRPYAERLVTKAKKGDLHNRRQVLQVITDKSIVHTLFTEIGPRYENRPGGYTRITKIGNRRGDNAPMAVIELVEALTVAQQATGEAEAATKRAVKEDTLKKDEAVEAKSDEVVEDAAPAADEESKDA; translated from the coding sequence ATGCCGAAGCCCGCCAAGGGTGCCCGTCTGGGCGGCAGTGCCGCGCACGAGAAGCTGCTTCTTGCGAACCTCGCGAAGTCGCTCTTCGAGCACGGCAAGATCACGACCACCGAGGCGAAGGCGCGCCGGCTCCGTCCGTACGCCGAGCGTCTGGTCACCAAGGCGAAGAAGGGCGACCTTCACAACCGCCGTCAGGTGCTCCAGGTCATCACGGACAAGAGCATCGTCCACACGCTCTTCACCGAGATCGGCCCGCGCTACGAGAACCGCCCGGGTGGTTACACCCGTATCACCAAGATTGGTAACCGTCGTGGCGACAACGCGCCCATGGCTGTCATCGAGCTGGTGGAGGCCCTGACCGTGGCCCAGCAGGCCACCGGTGAGGCCGAGGCGGCGACCAAGCGTGCCGTCAAGGAAGACACCCTCAAGAAGGACGAGGCCGTCGAGGCCAAGTCCGACGAGGTCGTCGAGGACGCGGCTCCGGCCGCGGACGAGGAGTCCAAGGACGCCTGA
- the truA gene encoding tRNA pseudouridine(38-40) synthase TruA has protein sequence MSDDVQPGFVRVRLDLSYDGTAFSGWAKQAGGRRTVQGEIEDALRTVTRSGEAVYELTVAGRTDAGVHARGQVAHVDLPVEVWGEHQEKLLKRLAGRLSKDVRVWSAAEAPGGFNARFAALWRRYVYRVGDRPGGVDPLLRNHVLWHDWELDVVAMDAAAKSLVGEHDFAAYAKKREGASTVREVLDFGVRRRLDGIVEIEVRADAFCHNQVRSMVGALLFVGDGHRGVEWPRRVLDARVRDSAVHVVRPYGLTLEEVAYPADDQLAGRQLQARRVRGEVH, from the coding sequence GTGAGTGACGACGTACAGCCCGGGTTCGTGCGGGTGCGACTGGACCTTTCCTATGACGGCACCGCTTTCTCCGGGTGGGCCAAGCAGGCCGGTGGCCGTAGGACCGTACAGGGGGAGATCGAGGACGCCCTGCGGACGGTGACCCGGTCCGGGGAGGCCGTGTACGAGCTGACCGTGGCCGGGCGTACCGATGCCGGGGTGCACGCTCGGGGGCAGGTCGCCCATGTCGATCTGCCGGTGGAGGTGTGGGGCGAGCACCAGGAGAAGCTACTCAAGAGGCTTGCCGGACGGCTCAGCAAAGACGTGCGGGTGTGGAGTGCGGCAGAGGCGCCGGGCGGGTTCAACGCGCGGTTCGCCGCCCTGTGGCGGCGTTATGTGTACCGGGTCGGTGACCGGCCCGGGGGCGTGGATCCGTTGCTGCGCAACCATGTGCTCTGGCACGACTGGGAGCTGGACGTCGTCGCCATGGACGCCGCCGCCAAGTCCCTTGTCGGGGAACATGACTTCGCCGCGTACGCGAAGAAGCGCGAGGGGGCGTCGACGGTCCGTGAGGTCCTCGACTTCGGGGTGCGCCGGCGGCTGGACGGCATCGTCGAGATCGAGGTCCGCGCCGACGCCTTCTGCCACAACCAGGTGCGGTCCATGGTCGGCGCGCTGCTGTTCGTGGGCGACGGGCACCGGGGGGTGGAGTGGCCGCGACGGGTGCTGGACGCGCGGGTGCGCGACAGTGCCGTGCATGTCGTACGGCCGTACGGGCTGACCCTGGAGGAGGTCGCCTATCCGGCGGACGACCAGCTCGCCGGGCGGCAGCTCCAGGCTCGGCGGGTGCGGGGCGAAGTGCACTGA
- the glmM gene encoding phosphoglucosamine mutase encodes MGRLFGTDGVRGVANVDLTAELALGLSVAAAHVLGEAGSFEGHRPVAVVGRDPRASGEFLEAAVVAGLASAGVDVLLVGVLPTPAVAFLTAELEADLGVMLSASHNAMPDNGVKFLARGGHKLDDELEERIEAVYEEHRTGAPWDRPTGGGVGRVRSYDEGFERYVSHLVGVLPNRLDGLKVVLDEAHGAASLVSPEVFTRAGAEIVTIGAEPDGLNINDGCGSTHLGKLQAAVLEHGADLGIAHDGDADRCLAVDHTGEEVDGDQIMAVLALAMRERGVLRADTVVATVMSNLGFKLAMEREGLSLIQTAVGDRYVLEEMKEHGYALGGEQSGHVIISDHATTGDGTLTGLLLAARVAQTGRTLKDLAGVMVRLPQVLVNVPDVDRTRVGSSVELAAAVAEAERELGATGRVLLRPSGTEPLVRVMVEAADIDQARSVAGRLADVVKSALG; translated from the coding sequence GTGGGACGACTCTTCGGCACGGACGGCGTGCGCGGTGTCGCCAACGTGGACCTGACGGCCGAGCTGGCTCTCGGCCTGTCCGTCGCGGCGGCCCATGTACTCGGCGAGGCGGGTTCGTTCGAGGGCCACCGGCCGGTCGCCGTGGTCGGACGGGACCCACGTGCGTCAGGGGAGTTCCTGGAGGCCGCCGTGGTCGCGGGCCTCGCCAGCGCGGGCGTCGACGTCCTGCTCGTCGGTGTGCTGCCCACCCCGGCGGTGGCGTTCCTCACCGCCGAGCTGGAAGCCGACCTCGGCGTGATGCTCTCGGCCAGCCACAACGCCATGCCGGACAACGGCGTCAAGTTCCTGGCCCGCGGGGGTCACAAACTCGACGACGAGCTGGAGGAGCGGATCGAGGCCGTGTACGAGGAGCACCGCACCGGCGCTCCCTGGGACCGTCCGACGGGCGGTGGCGTGGGCCGGGTGCGGTCGTACGACGAGGGCTTCGAGCGGTACGTCAGCCATCTCGTCGGGGTGCTCCCGAACCGGCTGGACGGTCTGAAGGTCGTACTGGACGAGGCGCACGGCGCTGCCAGCCTGGTCTCGCCCGAGGTGTTCACCCGGGCCGGCGCCGAGATCGTCACCATCGGCGCGGAGCCGGACGGCCTCAACATCAACGACGGCTGCGGCTCCACCCACCTCGGCAAGCTCCAGGCCGCCGTCCTCGAACACGGCGCCGACCTCGGCATCGCCCACGACGGTGACGCCGACCGCTGCCTCGCCGTCGACCACACCGGTGAGGAGGTGGACGGCGACCAGATCATGGCCGTACTCGCGCTGGCGATGCGGGAGCGTGGCGTACTGCGTGCCGACACCGTGGTCGCGACGGTGATGTCCAACCTGGGCTTCAAGCTGGCGATGGAGCGGGAAGGGCTGTCTCTGATCCAGACGGCGGTCGGGGACCGCTATGTGCTGGAGGAGATGAAGGAGCACGGGTACGCGCTGGGCGGTGAGCAGTCCGGGCACGTGATCATCTCGGATCACGCGACCACCGGCGACGGGACGCTGACGGGGCTGCTGCTGGCGGCTCGGGTCGCGCAGACCGGTCGTACGCTGAAGGATCTGGCCGGGGTGATGGTGCGGTTGCCGCAGGTGCTGGTGAATGTGCCTGACGTGGACCGGACCCGGGTGGGGTCGTCCGTGGAGCTGGCTGCTGCGGTGGCCGAGGCCGAGCGGGAACTCGGGGCTACGGGGCGGGTGTTGTTGCGGCCTTCCGGGACCGAGCCGTTGGTTCGGGTGATGGTCGAGGCTGCTGATATTGATCAGGCTCGGTCTGTGGCTGGGCGGTTGGCGGATGTGGTGAAGTCCGCGCTTGGGTAG
- a CDS encoding DUF389 domain-containing protein, with the protein MLHLRLITPADRTNDVVQLIGKTVGTTHLVVLPGAARNPAGDVVMCDVAREAGDELIAGLRELDLDVTGSIAVENIDLSLSEHADKAEKDAPGEGADAVLWEHLADATHEESTLSITYVAFITLATMIAACGVVLDNAILIVGAMAVGPEFGPLAGLSTALVQRRPRLAARSLIALLVGFAAAMLVTVGFSYFMDAVGLFTEAKLEAERPNTGFVYAYDWFSFVVAVLAGIAGTLSLTSAKSGALVGVAISVTTIPAAANAAVALSYGDTTQTTGSTIQLLLNLLGIILAATLTLLAQKWLWNTQRKTSRAS; encoded by the coding sequence ATGCTCCACCTACGCCTCATCACCCCGGCCGACAGAACGAACGACGTGGTCCAGCTGATCGGGAAGACGGTCGGCACGACCCACCTCGTCGTCCTGCCCGGCGCCGCGCGCAACCCCGCCGGGGACGTCGTGATGTGTGACGTGGCCCGGGAGGCGGGCGACGAACTCATCGCCGGGCTGCGGGAGTTGGACCTGGACGTGACCGGTTCGATCGCCGTGGAGAACATCGACCTGTCACTCTCCGAGCACGCCGACAAAGCGGAGAAGGACGCGCCCGGCGAGGGCGCGGACGCGGTCCTGTGGGAGCACCTCGCGGACGCGACGCACGAGGAGTCGACGCTGTCGATCACCTACGTCGCCTTCATCACGCTCGCCACGATGATCGCGGCCTGCGGTGTGGTCCTCGACAACGCGATCCTGATCGTGGGCGCGATGGCGGTGGGCCCGGAGTTCGGCCCCCTGGCCGGCCTGAGCACAGCCCTCGTCCAACGCCGCCCGAGACTGGCGGCCCGCTCCCTGATCGCCCTGCTGGTGGGCTTCGCGGCGGCGATGCTGGTGACGGTCGGTTTCAGCTACTTCATGGACGCGGTCGGCCTGTTCACCGAGGCGAAACTGGAGGCGGAGCGCCCCAACACGGGCTTTGTCTACGCCTACGACTGGTTCTCGTTCGTCGTGGCGGTCCTGGCAGGCATTGCCGGCACCCTCTCCCTGACGTCGGCGAAGTCCGGCGCCCTGGTAGGTGTCGCGATCTCCGTGACAACGATCCCGGCCGCCGCGAACGCGGCAGTGGCCCTGAGCTACGGCGACACCACCCAGACCACGGGCTCCACCATCCAGCTCCTCCTGAACCTCCTGGGCATCATCCTGGCCGCCACCCTCACGCTGCTGGCCCAGAAATGGCTGTGGAACACCCAAAGAAAAACAAGCCGAGCTTCCTGA
- the rpsI gene encoding 30S ribosomal protein S9 — translation MAETTVEQPLDENADVEFENADVESYTTESEAPVVEGEYVEALDGRFGDPQPAAGLGRRKNAIARVRIVPGTGKWKINGRTLEDYFPNKVHQQEVNEPFKVLELDNRYDVVARITGGGVSGQAGALRLGVARALNEADVDNNRGALKKAGFLRRDDRAVERKKAGLKKARKAPQYSKR, via the coding sequence GTGGCCGAGACCACTGTCGAGCAGCCGCTCGACGAGAACGCCGATGTCGAGTTCGAGAACGCCGACGTCGAGAGCTACACCACCGAGTCCGAGGCGCCCGTCGTCGAGGGCGAGTACGTGGAGGCCCTTGACGGTCGCTTCGGCGACCCGCAGCCGGCCGCCGGCCTGGGCCGTCGCAAGAACGCCATCGCCCGCGTCCGGATCGTCCCGGGCACCGGCAAGTGGAAGATCAACGGTCGCACCCTTGAGGACTACTTCCCCAACAAGGTGCACCAGCAGGAAGTCAACGAGCCCTTCAAGGTGCTCGAGCTCGACAACCGCTACGACGTTGTCGCCCGCATCACGGGTGGCGGCGTCTCCGGCCAGGCCGGCGCCCTGCGCCTCGGTGTGGCCCGCGCGCTGAACGAGGCCGACGTGGACAACAACCGCGGCGCCCTCAAGAAGGCCGGCTTCCTCCGTCGCGACGACCGTGCGGTCGAGCGCAAGAAGGCCGGTCTCAAGAAGGCCCGCAAGGCCCCGCAGTACAGCAAGCGTTAA
- the rpsM gene encoding 30S ribosomal protein S13, with the protein MARVSGVDIPREKRVEVALTYVFGIGRTLSQLTLAETGIDPNTRVRDLSEEQLVAIREYVDANIKTEGDLRREIQGDIRRKIEIGCYQGIRHRRGLPVHGQRTSTNARTRKGPRRAIAGKKKPGKK; encoded by the coding sequence ATGGCACGCGTTTCCGGTGTTGACATCCCGCGTGAAAAGCGTGTGGAGGTCGCCCTCACCTACGTGTTCGGCATCGGCCGGACCCTTTCCCAGCTGACGCTGGCGGAGACGGGCATTGACCCGAACACCCGTGTTCGGGACCTCTCCGAGGAGCAGCTCGTCGCGATCCGCGAGTACGTGGACGCCAACATCAAGACCGAGGGTGACCTCCGTCGCGAGATCCAGGGCGACATCCGCCGGAAGATCGAGATCGGCTGCTACCAGGGTATTCGCCACCGCCGTGGCCTGCCCGTCCACGGTCAGCGCACCAGCACGAACGCTCGTACCCGCAAGGGCCCGCGTCGCGCCATCGCCGGCAAGAAGAAGCCGGGCAAGAAGTAG
- the infA gene encoding translation initiation factor IF-1 has translation MAKKQGAIEIEGTVVESLPNAMFKVELQNGHQVLAHISGKMRMHYIRILPDDRVVVELSPYDLTRGRIVYRYK, from the coding sequence GTGGCCAAGAAGCAAGGTGCCATCGAGATCGAGGGCACTGTCGTCGAGTCTCTTCCGAACGCCATGTTCAAGGTTGAGCTCCAGAACGGCCACCAGGTCCTGGCACACATCAGCGGCAAGATGCGGATGCACTACATCCGTATCCTCCCTGACGACCGGGTCGTGGTGGAGCTGTCTCCGTACGACCTGACGCGTGGCCGCATCGTCTACCGATACAAGTAG
- the coaA gene encoding type I pantothenate kinase, whose product MPRSAHRQRPEATPYVDLTRAEWSALRDKTPLPLTAEEVEKLRGLGDVIDLDEVRDIYLPLSRLLNLYIGATDGLRGALNTFLGEQGAQTGTPFVIGVAGSVAVGKSTVARLLQALLSRWPEHPRVELVTTDGFLLPTEELTARGLMSRKGFPESYDRRALTRFVADIKAGKDEVTAPVYSHLIYDIVPDKKLTVRRPDILIVEGLNVLQPALPGSDGRTRVGLADYFDFSVYVDARPEDIERWYLNRFRRLRETAFQNPSSYFRKYTQVSEEEALDYARTTWRTINKVNLLENVAPTRGRATLIIRKGQDHKVQRLSLRKL is encoded by the coding sequence ATGCCCCGGAGCGCCCACCGGCAGCGGCCGGAGGCGACTCCCTACGTCGACCTCACCCGTGCCGAGTGGAGTGCGCTGCGCGACAAGACGCCGCTTCCCCTCACCGCCGAGGAGGTGGAGAAACTGCGCGGCCTGGGCGATGTCATCGACCTGGACGAGGTGCGGGACATCTACCTCCCGCTCTCCCGCCTCCTCAACCTCTACATCGGCGCCACGGACGGGCTCAGAGGAGCTCTGAACACCTTCCTGGGCGAACAGGGCGCCCAGACCGGCACCCCGTTCGTCATAGGAGTCGCGGGGTCCGTGGCCGTCGGGAAATCCACCGTCGCCCGACTCCTCCAGGCGCTGCTCTCCCGCTGGCCCGAACACCCCCGCGTCGAACTGGTGACCACCGACGGCTTCCTGCTCCCCACCGAGGAGCTGACAGCCCGCGGCCTGATGTCACGCAAGGGCTTCCCCGAGTCGTACGACCGCCGGGCCCTCACCCGCTTCGTCGCGGACATCAAGGCGGGAAAGGACGAGGTCACGGCCCCCGTCTACTCCCACCTCATCTACGACATCGTCCCCGACAAGAAGCTCACGGTCCGCCGCCCCGACATCCTGATCGTCGAGGGCCTGAACGTCCTCCAGCCGGCCCTCCCCGGCAGCGACGGCCGCACCCGCGTCGGCCTCGCCGACTACTTCGACTTCAGCGTGTACGTCGACGCCCGCCCCGAGGACATCGAGCGCTGGTACCTCAACCGCTTCCGACGGCTGCGCGAGACGGCGTTCCAGAACCCGTCCTCGTACTTCCGCAAGTACACGCAGGTGTCGGAGGAGGAGGCCCTGGACTACGCGCGCACCACCTGGCGCACCATCAACAAGGTGAACCTCCTGGAGAACGTGGCACCCACCCGGGGCCGCGCCACCCTCATCATCCGCAAGGGCCAGGACCACAAGGTGCAGCGTCTCAGCCTGCGCAAGCTGTAA
- the rplM gene encoding 50S ribosomal protein L13, which yields MRTFSPKPGDITRQWYVIDAQDVVLGRLATTAANILRGKHKPIYAPHVDAGDFVIIINADKVHLSGNKKTQKMAYRHSGYPGGLRSVRYDELLAKNPEKAVEKAIKGMIPKNTLGRQCLSKLKVYSGDQHPHAAQQPVPFEITQVAQ from the coding sequence GTGCGTACGTTCAGCCCTAAGCCCGGCGACATCACTCGCCAGTGGTACGTCATCGACGCCCAGGATGTCGTCCTGGGCCGTCTGGCCACCACTGCCGCGAACATTCTGCGCGGCAAGCACAAGCCGATTTACGCGCCCCACGTCGACGCTGGTGACTTCGTCATCATCATCAACGCCGACAAGGTGCACCTCTCCGGCAACAAGAAGACCCAGAAGATGGCGTACCGCCACTCCGGTTACCCGGGTGGTCTCCGCTCCGTCCGTTACGACGAGCTTCTGGCGAAGAACCCCGAGAAGGCCGTCGAGAAGGCCATCAAGGGCATGATCCCCAAGAACACCCTGGGCCGTCAGTGCCTGTCGAAGCTGAAGGTCTACTCGGGCGACCAGCACCCCCACGCTGCCCAGCAGCCGGTGCCGTTCGAGATCACCCAGGTCGCGCAGTAG